One part of the Hydra vulgaris chromosome 01, alternate assembly HydraT2T_AEP genome encodes these proteins:
- the LOC136074847 gene encoding BTB/POZ domain-containing protein 7-like, which yields MGNAQSAASNKSKSSDLITTREQSKLLAKEKKKQSKEFLKQGSIWQKAFRTLRPIKRSQYSKQTRDLVKTWSITEIQSLLKKYETLEAVREQKFLPDSDRSINGNLQNDLCQLFYSKHRTDTIIEYKDTLFRVHKIVLISRCRYFRSILVDINQTHVKIGCDILDVNISDFTDLICYIYCGYTNKNELLKSINIKKLSIEKFGLFNTLEDDMQKLFNSKEGADLVICYINGQKNLLSEYSEILKPFDETLNVHCHLSIVSSRSPFLKRLLDTKYCNQIELTKPLRLEINDRIIPKHLLNIVMECIYFDQVNFNSIFNEKYESSTINSFEYVEIAIKVFEIGQFLEIPSLIRGCEDIIVNDILTSSLNLSTTTLNKILEWSSVDSKYVYQQAIQFLREEFIPLCKDFSEFNKITVGDRECSDEENF from the coding sequence ATGCTCAATCAGCTGCTTCAAATAAGTCGAAGTCTTCGGATTTAATTACAACACGTGAACAAAGCAAGTTGCTTgcgaaagaaaagaaaaaacaaagtaaagaatttttaaagcaGGGTTCAATATGGCAAAAAGCTTTTAGAACATTGAGACCGATAAAAAGATCTCAATATAGTAAGCAAACTCGAGATTTGGTAAAGACTTGGTCAATTACCGAGATCCAATCATTATTGAAAAAGTATGAAACACTAGAAGCTGTTAGAGAACAAAAGTTTTTGCCCGATTCAGATCGCAGTATAAATGGAAACCTTCAAAATGATTTGTGTCAACTTTTTTATAGCAAACACCGAACAGATACAATAATTGAGTACAAAGATACATTATTTCGTGTTCATAAAATTGTTCTTATATCAAGGTGTCGGTACTTTCGAAGCATTCTTGTAGATATAAACCAAACTCATGTTAAAATTGGTTGTGACATTTTAGATGTAAATATTTCTGATTTTACAGATTTAATCTGTTATATATATTGTggttatacaaataaaaatgaattacttAAAtctatcaacataaaaaaattatcaatagaaAAATTTGGTTTGTTTAACACTTTAGAGGATGATATGCAAAAGCTTTTCAATTCAAAAGAAGGAGCTGATTTAGTCATATGCTACATAAATGGGCAGAAAAACTTGTTATCTGAGTATTCAGAAATATTAAAGCCGTTTGATGAAACACTTAATGTTCATTGTCATCTTTCTATTGTCTCTTCTCGTTcgccttttttaaaaagattattggACACAAAGTATTGCAATCAAATTGAACTCACAAAACCATTGCGGTTAGAAATAAACGACCGTATTATTCCCAAACATTTACTCAATATCGTAATGGAGTGCATTTATTTTgatcaagttaattttaattcaatctttaatgaaaaatatgagTCTTCTACCATAAATAGTTTTGAATATGTTGAAATTGCAATAAAAGTGTTTGAGATTGGTCAGTTTTTAGAAATACCGTCTTTGATAAGAGGATGTGAAGATATCATTGTAAATGATATTCTCACATCCTCTTTGAATCTAAGTACTAccacattaaataaaatacttgaatGGAGCAGTGTTGACTCTAAATATGTATATCAGCAAGCAATTCAGTTTTTGCGAGAAGAGTTTATCCCATTATGCAAAGATTTTTCGGAATTTAATAAGATAACAGTTGGAGACAGAGAGTGTTCAgatgaagaaaatttttaa
- the LOC136074281 gene encoding jerky protein homolog-like, with product MVRNYIKSTQQQSKTYTDSELKRAIQLVNDGEPCKRVARLLNIPHRTLRCHISGLRKSSVVGRKSSLQPDEEMSIAQYIAIFSDFGYAFDKIDLKLFVQSFLNKSGRNCPFFNENLPGDDWVRSFLERHKSVLSYRACQNICRRRAAISCDSVNRFFNNLEDTIKNIQPQNIINYDETNLSDDPKSKQMIFRKGTKHAERVINTSKSSVSIMFACTADGIFLPPYTVYKAERLMDTWILGGPIGARYNRTKSGWFDGNCFKDWMQTLVVPYFRHVDNNTPKLLIGDNLACHLSIDVIEICETNNIRMVFLPPNSTHLLQPLDLAVYGPMKSTWRKIITEYGKWVKEDFIHLYQKMFFQDCSLIS from the coding sequence ATGGtgagaaactatataaaatcaACTCAACAACAGTCAAAAACTTACACTGATAGTGAACTTAAAAGAGCTATCCAACTTGTTAACGATGGAGAACCTTGTAAACGTGTGGCAAGGCTACTAAACATACCACACAGAACTTTAAGGTGTCATATTAGTGGTTTACGCAAAAGTAGTGTGGTTGGTCGAAAGAGTTCATTGCAACCAGACGAGGAAATGTCAATTGCACAATACATTGCAATTTTTAGTGATTTTGGCTATGCATTTGATAAAATAGACCTCAAATTATTTGTACAAAGTTTTCTTAACAAATCTGGAAGAAACTGcccattttttaatgaaaatttgccTGGTGATGATTGGGTAAGGTCATTTTTAGAGCGGCATAAAAGTGTTTTGTCTTATCGAGCATgtcaaaatatttgtagaagGCGTGCTGCAATTTCATGTGACTCtgttaatagattttttaacaacttagaagatacaataaaaaatattcaaccacaaaacataataaactatGATGAAACTAATCTTTCTGATGACCCAAAGTCAAAACAAATGATATTTCGGAAAGGTACTAAACATGCTGAAAGAGTTATAAATACATCAAAGTCATCAGTGTCTATAATGTTTGCATGTACTGCTGATGGTATTTTTCTTCCTCCATATACAGTGTATAAAGCTGAGCGTCTAATGGACACTTGGATACTTGGAGGTCCAATTGGTGCACGTTATAACCGTACAAAATCTGGTTGGTTTGATGGCAACTGTTTTAAAGATTGGATGCAAACATTAGTAGTACCTTACTTCAGACATGTTGACAACAACACACCAAAACTACTTATAGGTGATAATTTAGCATGCCATTTATCTATTGATGTTATCGAAATTTGTGAAACTAACAACATTAGGATGGTCTTCTTACCTCCTAATAGTACGCATTTGCTACAGCCTCTTGACCTTGCAGTTTATGGACCAATGAAATCAACATGGAGAAAAATAATTACTGAATATGGAAAATGGGTGAAGGAAGATTTCATACATCTctaccaaaaaatgtttttccaaGATTGCTCCTTAATCTCTTGA